A DNA window from Paenibacillus antri contains the following coding sequences:
- a CDS encoding diguanylate cyclase, protein MRKWLWGLLALLYATAGFASGIASADDAADAGATLTLRADAHEYVPMMELFRDEAGSRTVEDIRSVYDAGSFVLAEERTPNDGYGAPVHWARFEIVNESERREWLLSVAYPPLDRLQLYMIDASGSVVSEKSTGDALPFEERPLPNRNFVFPMELDPGERATIYLRAETEGALALPVSVSSPERFVGKEQSVVLLLGCYYGIMLIMIIYNSVLAVSLRSKAYLYYVLINVSTLFLYLTLNGTAYQYIWPDAVWWNNRAIVFFICLSHVAALLFTRNILNMKLESPRLYRAFTGLVVLETANVAVLFVDYPTGLQMSIYSIVAIQLLMIAACVAGWRNGSHTAKYFLLGWGVFMIGAMLSSLSDAGWLPMTWWTTYASQAGSAFQAVVLSWGLADHIQRMRKEKDRAVELMKESRRLADTDELTGLYNRRYVSHVFEAATRARPGRAVSLLMIDVDHFKKVNDTYGHEAGDQVLREMGQLMKSGFPRTDVLGRFGGEEFMVLLPDTTIEGARIAADRLIAAVRAQPFGQPKGQPLYCTVSIGVAQWKGGDETFLQLIRRADEALYEAKREGRNRVSIAGKAG, encoded by the coding sequence ATGAGAAAATGGTTATGGGGGCTGCTCGCGCTGCTCTATGCGACGGCGGGCTTCGCGTCCGGCATCGCGTCCGCGGACGATGCGGCGGACGCGGGGGCGACGTTGACGCTGCGCGCGGACGCCCATGAATACGTTCCTATGATGGAATTGTTCCGCGACGAAGCCGGCAGCCGGACGGTGGAGGACATTCGGTCCGTCTACGACGCCGGCTCGTTCGTTCTCGCGGAGGAGCGTACGCCGAACGACGGGTACGGGGCGCCGGTGCATTGGGCGCGGTTCGAAATCGTCAACGAATCCGAGCGGCGGGAGTGGCTGCTGTCGGTGGCGTACCCGCCGTTGGACCGGCTGCAGCTGTATATGATCGATGCGTCCGGGTCGGTCGTCTCGGAGAAGTCGACGGGCGACGCGCTCCCGTTCGAAGAACGGCCGCTGCCGAACCGGAACTTCGTGTTTCCGATGGAATTGGATCCGGGCGAGCGCGCGACGATCTACCTGCGGGCCGAAACGGAGGGCGCGCTGGCGCTTCCCGTCAGCGTCTCGTCGCCGGAGCGGTTCGTCGGCAAGGAGCAATCCGTCGTCTTGCTGCTCGGATGTTATTACGGCATTATGCTCATCATGATTATCTACAACAGCGTCTTGGCCGTCTCGCTGCGTTCCAAGGCGTACTTATATTACGTCTTGATCAACGTCTCTACGTTGTTCCTATACTTAACGTTGAACGGTACGGCGTATCAATACATCTGGCCGGACGCGGTCTGGTGGAACAACCGAGCGATCGTCTTCTTCATTTGCTTGAGCCACGTGGCGGCGCTGCTGTTCACGCGGAACATCTTGAACATGAAGCTGGAGAGCCCGCGTCTGTATCGAGCGTTCACGGGTCTGGTCGTCCTCGAGACCGCAAACGTAGCGGTGCTGTTCGTCGATTATCCGACCGGGCTGCAGATGTCCATCTACAGCATCGTAGCCATTCAGCTGCTGATGATCGCGGCATGCGTCGCCGGCTGGCGGAACGGCTCGCATACGGCGAAGTACTTCCTGCTCGGCTGGGGCGTCTTTATGATCGGGGCGATGCTGTCGTCGCTGTCCGACGCGGGGTGGCTCCCGATGACGTGGTGGACGACGTACGCGTCTCAAGCGGGGTCCGCGTTTCAAGCGGTCGTCCTGTCTTGGGGGCTCGCCGACCATATTCAGCGGATGCGCAAGGAGAAAGACCGCGCGGTCGAGTTGATGAAGGAGTCGCGGCGTCTGGCGGATACCGACGAGCTGACCGGGTTGTACAACCGAAGATACGTGAGCCACGTCTTCGAGGCGGCCACGCGGGCGAGGCCGGGGCGCGCCGTCTCGCTGCTGATGATCGACGTCGACCATTTCAAGAAGGTGAACGACACGTACGGCCACGAGGCGGGCGATCAGGTGCTTCGCGAGATGGGGCAGTTGATGAAGTCCGGCTTCCCGCGGACGGACGTGCTCGGCCGGTTCGGCGGCGAGGAGTTCATGGTGCTCCTGCCGGATACGACGATCGAAGGCGCCCGCATCGCGGCGGACCGGTTGATCGCGGCGGTGCGGGCGCAGCCGTTCGGCCAGCCGAAGGGACAGCCGTTGTACTGCACCGTAAGCATCGGCGTCGCGCAGTGGAAGGGCGGGGACGAGACGTTCCTTCAGCTGATTCGGCGAGCCGACGAGGCGTTATACGAGGCGAAGCGGGAAGGGCGCAACCGCGTATCGATCGCGGGCAAGGCGGGTTGA
- a CDS encoding response regulator has product MNMRAIILDDEPLSLAGMERMLRRQGVDVLGAFSDPREALLQAESLAADVAFVDIEMPGMNGIVAAERLLARLPDVQIVFVTAYDQYAVNAFELNATDYLLKPVQTKRLETTLARLASRMPRPSGADETEEKRAAPALRCFLRLSAGASEGEERALEIPWRTTKAKEVFSYLLHMRDRAVSKDALLDLMWPEMDLLKAQTHLHTTVYQIRQTVKGLSLPIKLSFVDGGYRLELHGVAVDVDLWERKLADLVDKDPLPIEELQRWMALYRGDYFEQEGYLWAEQERERLRMKWLESALRFAGELGGRSWSSVAYSLLTDVIARFPSVQESYSLLMRMFHRQGQAQEVRRTYAQMREALREEAGEEPEAGIAAWYEEHYGRA; this is encoded by the coding sequence ATGAACATGAGAGCGATCATTCTGGATGACGAACCGCTGTCGCTCGCCGGCATGGAACGTATGCTTCGGCGTCAAGGGGTCGACGTGCTCGGCGCGTTCTCGGATCCGCGCGAGGCGCTGCTTCAAGCGGAGTCGCTCGCGGCCGACGTCGCCTTCGTCGATATCGAGATGCCGGGGATGAACGGGATCGTCGCGGCGGAGCGGCTGCTCGCGCGGCTTCCCGACGTGCAGATCGTGTTCGTGACGGCATACGATCAATACGCCGTGAACGCCTTCGAGCTGAACGCGACGGACTACTTGCTGAAGCCGGTGCAGACGAAGCGGCTCGAGACGACGCTGGCGCGGCTCGCGTCGCGGATGCCCCGTCCGTCCGGCGCGGACGAGACGGAGGAGAAGCGGGCCGCCCCGGCGTTACGCTGCTTCCTTCGGCTCAGCGCCGGGGCGAGCGAAGGGGAGGAGCGGGCGCTGGAGATCCCTTGGCGCACGACGAAGGCGAAGGAGGTATTCTCGTACCTGCTTCATATGCGGGACCGGGCGGTATCCAAAGACGCCCTTCTCGATCTGATGTGGCCGGAGATGGATCTTCTCAAAGCCCAGACGCATCTGCATACGACCGTATATCAAATTCGCCAGACGGTGAAGGGGCTGTCGCTGCCGATCAAGCTGAGCTTCGTGGACGGCGGCTATCGGCTCGAACTGCACGGCGTCGCGGTGGACGTCGACCTGTGGGAGCGAAAGCTGGCGGACTTGGTCGACAAGGATCCGCTGCCGATCGAGGAGCTGCAGCGTTGGATGGCGTTGTATCGGGGCGATTATTTCGAGCAAGAAGGCTATCTATGGGCGGAGCAGGAGCGGGAACGGCTCCGGATGAAGTGGTTGGAGAGCGCGCTGCGCTTCGCCGGCGAGCTCGGCGGACGGTCGTGGAGCAGCGTCGCGTATTCGCTGCTGACGGACGTGATCGCCCGATTCCCGTCCGTGCAGGAGAGCTATTCGTTGTTGATGCGAATGTTTCATCGGCAGGGACAGGCGCAGGAGGTGCGGCGCACGTACGCGCAGATGCGGGAGGCGCTGCGGGAGGAGGCCGGCGAGGAACCGGAGGCCGGCATCGCGGCTTGGTACGAGGAGCATTACGGAAGGGCGTAA
- a CDS encoding Gfo/Idh/MocA family protein: MTLRIGIAGTGWFSKVHADKLTKTDGVRVAAILGTTKEKAETMAAGFDAARGYASMQDMLDGEKLDAVYLCVPPMAHGDMERQLIERGIPFLVEKPLGIDAALPKELLGRIRDKGLITSVGYHFRYRTISERLRAILAERTVGMATGGWMGGMPGVPWWRSMGGSGGQFVEQTTHLVDLLRYVAGEVDEVYAAYGSRAMHKTHENVTVPDVGSVVLKLSGGAVATISNTCLLPGDAGSVQLSFFTPEGRLDWTPSGLTAIGGGSRSDYTDAVDPYAAENEAFLHAVRTGDVSRIRSDYADAYRTQAVTAAANLSADTGQPVKVVY, from the coding sequence ATGACATTGCGAATCGGAATCGCGGGCACCGGTTGGTTCTCGAAGGTGCATGCGGACAAGCTGACGAAGACGGACGGCGTGCGCGTCGCGGCGATCTTGGGCACGACGAAGGAGAAGGCGGAGACGATGGCCGCCGGCTTCGACGCCGCGCGCGGCTACGCGTCGATGCAGGACATGTTGGACGGGGAGAAGCTGGACGCCGTCTATCTATGCGTGCCGCCGATGGCGCACGGGGATATGGAGCGGCAGCTGATCGAACGGGGCATCCCGTTCTTGGTGGAGAAGCCGCTCGGCATCGACGCCGCGCTTCCGAAGGAGCTGCTCGGCCGGATCCGGGACAAGGGATTGATTACGTCGGTCGGGTATCATTTTCGTTATCGAACGATTTCGGAGCGGCTGCGCGCGATCTTAGCGGAGCGCACGGTCGGCATGGCGACGGGCGGCTGGATGGGCGGCATGCCGGGCGTGCCGTGGTGGAGAAGCATGGGAGGCTCCGGAGGGCAGTTCGTCGAGCAGACGACGCATCTCGTCGACCTGCTTCGCTACGTCGCCGGCGAGGTAGACGAGGTGTACGCCGCTTACGGCAGCCGCGCGATGCATAAGACGCACGAGAACGTAACGGTGCCGGACGTCGGCTCGGTCGTGCTGAAGCTGAGCGGCGGCGCGGTGGCGACGATTTCGAATACGTGCCTGCTGCCCGGAGACGCGGGCTCGGTGCAGCTGAGCTTCTTCACGCCCGAGGGGCGCCTCGACTGGACGCCGTCGGGACTGACGGCGATCGGCGGCGGCAGCCGGTCCGACTACACCGACGCGGTCGATCCGTACGCGGCCGAGAACGAGGCGTTCCTTCACGCCGTGCGCACGGGCGACGTCTCGCGCATCCGTTCCGACTACGCGGACGCGTACCGAACGCAGGCGGTGACCGCCGCGGCGAACCTATCCGCCGATACGGGCCAACCGGTGAAAGTCGTTTATTGA
- a CDS encoding response regulator translates to MATILIADDAAFLRVMLKDLLERAGHTVVTEAANGLEAIDKYRAYRPELVILDLNMPEMGGIEALEHIMRMDAKAKVIMCSALGHRHLIVNSVHRGAKDYILKPFNADRVLTAVDRVFHPSVLMAE, encoded by the coding sequence ATGGCGACGATATTGATCGCGGACGATGCCGCTTTTTTGCGGGTCATGTTGAAGGATCTGTTGGAGAGGGCCGGACATACGGTCGTAACGGAGGCGGCGAACGGCCTGGAGGCGATCGATAAGTATCGGGCGTATCGTCCCGAGCTCGTCATTCTGGACCTGAACATGCCGGAGATGGGCGGCATCGAAGCGCTGGAGCATATCATGCGGATGGACGCGAAGGCGAAGGTCATCATGTGCTCCGCGCTCGGTCACCGGCACTTGATCGTCAATTCGGTCCATCGCGGCGCGAAGGATTATATTCTGAAGCCGTTCAACGCGGACCGGGTGCTGACCGCGGTGGACCGCGTCTTTCACCCGTCCGTCTTGATGGCGGAGTGA